In a genomic window of Gigantopelta aegis isolate Gae_Host unplaced genomic scaffold, Gae_host_genome scaffold73, whole genome shotgun sequence:
- the LOC121367256 gene encoding formin-2-like, protein MPVEAPPPGQGIPPPFPPGQGIPPPFPPGQGVPPPLPPGQGIPPPLPPSPCEGCLIKGKCHKSGYTERSKFKDGGSMTCSCTGKDWSCTGVGAPVFMEPPPNMAPPPNMPPPPNMAPPPNMAPPPECKGTYAYKIYFKCI, encoded by the exons ATGCCTGTGGAAGCACCCCCGCCTGGACAAGGAATACCGCCACCCTTCCCGCCTGGACAAGGAATACCACCTCCCTTCCCGCCTGGACAAGGAGTACCGCCACCATTGCCGCCTGGACAAGGAATACCGCCACCATTGCCGCCCTCTCCGTGTGAAG GATGTCTGATTAAAGGGAAGTGTCATAAGTCTGGATACACGGAGCGATCGAAATTCAAGGATGGAGGATCAATGACGTGTTCCTGTACAGGGAAGGACTGGTCCTGTACTGGAGTGGGGGCACCAGTCTTCATGGAACCGCCCCCTAACATGGCTCCACCCCCTAATATGCCTCCGCCCCCTAACATGGCTCCACCCCCTAACATGGCCCCACCCCCGGAATGCAAAGGTACGTACgcgtataaaatatattttaaatgtatttaa